A window of Castanea sativa cultivar Marrone di Chiusa Pesio chromosome 1, ASM4071231v1 contains these coding sequences:
- the LOC142622807 gene encoding uncharacterized protein LOC142622807: MGWGIPEQEWRKGPWTPEEDRLLCEYVNLYGEGRWSSVSRCTGLNRSGKSCRLRWVNYLRPGLKKGQLTPLEEGIVVEMHALWGNKWSTIARYLPGRTDNEIKNYWRTHFKKKGKPSRKQDMEKAQTLKQNQAPKKQEQEPQEDSMKGETISDEDASDDQMSSEVQEMIKEYPTLEDQCFSVMSQDVASWLDTIREDDFCFSLWNLDDLKGNMDPDHQPTVFSCAVDSNSFYNSGDFIF; encoded by the exons ATGGGTTGGGGAATTCCAGAACAAGAGTGGAGGAAAGGTCCATGGACTCCTGAAGAAGATAGGTTGCTTTGTGAATATGTCAACTTGTATGGGGAGGGAAGATGGAGCTCTGTCTCTAGATGTACAG GTTTGAACAGGAGTGGCAAGAGCTGCAGGCTAAGGTGGGTGAATTATCTTAGGCCTGGACTCAAGAAAGGCCAATTAACTCCTCTTGAGGAAGGCATTGTAGTTGAAATGCATGCTCTCTGGGGTAACAA GTGGTCAACCATTGCTAGATACTTGCCTGGAAGAACAGACAATGAGATCAAAAACTACTGGAGAACccatttcaagaagaaaggcaAACCCTCTAGGAAGCAAGATATGGAAAAGGCACAAACTCTGAAACAAAACCAAGCACCAAAGAAACAGGAGCAGGAACCACAGGAAGATAGCATGAAAGGGGAAACAATATCTGATGAAGACGCAAGTGATGATCAGATGAGTAGTGAAGTGCAAGAGATGATAAAAGAGTACCCCACTTTGGAGGACCAATGTTTTTCTGTGATGTCTCAAGATGTTGCATCATGGTTGGATACAATTAGAGAGGATGACTTCTGTTTTAGCCTGTGGAACCTTGATGATCTAAAAGGCAACATGGATCCTGATCATCAACCTACTGTTTTTTCTTGTGCGGTTGATTCAAATAGCTTCTACAATAGTGgagatttcattttttaa